CGCGTCGGCGACGCCTACTACTACTCGGCCTCGACGATGCACTACTCGCCGGGCGCGCCGATCCTGCGCTCGTACAACCTGGTCGACTGGGAGTACGCCGGCCATTCGGTACCCCGGCTGGACTTCGAGTCCGGTGCGTACGACATGAGCGGTGGTCGCGCGTACGTCAAGGGCATCTGGGCGTCCACGCTCAACTACCGGCCCAGCAACAGCACCTACTACTGGCTGGGCTGCATCGAGTTCAACCGCTCCTATGTGTACACCGCCACCGCCGTCGACGGCGCGTGGACCAAGCGGTCGCGGCTTCCCTGCTACTACGACGCGGGCCTGCTGTTCGACAACGACACCCCGTACGTCGCCTACGGCAACGGCACGATCAGCGTGGCGCAGCTCTCGCAGGACCTGACCAGCCAGGTGCGTGCGCAGACCGTGTACCAGACGCCGTCCAGCATCGGCACGCTCGAGGGCGCCCGGATGTACAAGCGTGGCAACTACTACTACATCTGGCTCACGCGGCCGGCCAACGGCCAGTACGTGCTGCGCTCGACCAGCCCGTGGGGTCCGTACGAGCAGCGGCAGGTGCTGCTCGACCTGCCCGGTCCGATCTCCGGCGGCGGCGTGCCGCACCAGGGCGGGATCGTGCAGACCCAGAACGGCGACTGGTACTACATGGCCTTCACCGACGCCTACCCCGGTGGCCGGATGCCGACGCTGGCACCGCTGTCCTGGTCGTCGGACGGCTGGCCGAGCGTGCAGACGGTCAACGGCCGCTGGGCGGTCAACTACCCGAGGCCGAACATCACCACCACGCGGACCGTGGCACCGATGACCGGCCCGGAGACGTTCACCGGCCCTACGCTGGGGCACCGGTGGGAGTGGAACCACAACCCGGACACGTCCCGCTACTCCGTCGGCAACGGCCTGCGCCTGCAGACCGCGACGGTGACCAACGACCTCTACAGCGCCCGCAACACGCTGACGCATCGGATCCAGGGACCGTCGTCGACGGCGACGATCGAGCTGGATTACTCCACGATGGCAAACGGCGACCGGGCCGGCCTGGCGATGCTGCGCGACTCGTCGGCGTGGATCGGGGTCCGGCGGGACAACGGCGCCTACCGGGTGTCGATGACCAACGGGCTGACGATGAACTCCAGCTGGGCCACCACCGGCACCGGCAGCGAGCAGGCATCGGCCGCCATCTCCGGCGGGCGGATCTGGCTGCGCGTCTCGGCTGACATCCGACCCGGTAGCGGCCGGCAGGCGACGTTCTCGTACAGCACCAACGGTTCGACGTTTACCAACCTGGGGCAGGCCTTCACGCTCAACAACGCGTGGCAGTTCTTCATGGGCTACCGGTTCGGCATCTTCAACTACGCCACCTCCGCTCTCGGCGGGGCGGTCACCGTGAGCCGCTTCGACCTCACCACTCCCTGAAACCTCTGGAGAACGTATGGCTTCCCACCCCCTCAGCCGGCGGCGGTTGATGCAGGCCGCCGCCGGCGGCGCCCTCGTGACAGCGACGGGTGCCGAACTGCTCGGTGCCGGACCGGCCTCGGCCGCCGAGCTGCCCCCGGCCCGCGCGGACATCGGCGTCTCGGCGTACCCGTTTGCGCTCGGCCAGGTCCGGCTCAACTCCGGCCGGTTCATGGACAACCAGACCCGCACATTGAACTATCTGCGGTTCGTCGACGTTGACCGGCTGCTCTACAACTTCCGGGCCAACCACCGGCTCTCCACAAACGGCGCGGCGTCCAACGGCGGCTGGGACGCCCCCACCTTCCCGTTCCGCACGCACATGCAGGGGCACTTCCTGACCGCCTGGGCGCAGGCGTGGGCGGTGCTCGGCGACACCACCTGCCGCGACAAGGCGAACTACATGGTGGCCGAGCTGGCCAAGTGCCAGGCCAACAACGGTGCCGCCGGGTTCGGTGCCGGCTACCTGTCCGGCTTCCCGGAGTCCGACTTCACGGCGCTCGAGGCGCGCACGCTCAGCAACGGCAACGTCCCGTACTACTGCATCCACAAGACCTTGCAGGGGCTGCTGGACGCGTGGCGGTACCTCGACAACGCGCAGGCGCGGACGGTCCTGCTCGCGCTCGCCGGCTGGGTCGACACGCGCACCTCGCGGCTTTCCTCCAGCCAGATGCAGAGCATGCTGGGCACCGAGTTCGGCGGCATGAACCAGGTGCTCGCCGACATCTACCAGCAGACCGGCGACGGCCGCTGGCTGACCGCCGCGCAGCGGTTCGACCACGCCTCGGTCTTCAACCCGCTGGCGTCCAACCAGGACCAGCTCAACGGGCTGCACGCCAACACGCAGGTGCCGAAGTGGATCGGCGCCGCCCGCGAGTACAAGGCCACCGGCACCACCCGGTACCGTGACATCGCCAGCAACGCCTGGAACATCACCGTCAACGCGCATACGTACGTGATCGGCGGCAACAGCCAGGCCGAGCACTTCCGCGCGCCGAACGCGATCGCCGGCTACCTCAACACCGACACCTGCGAGCAGTGCAACACGTACAACATGTTGCGGCTGACCCGGGAGCTGTGGCTGATCGACCCGAACCGGGTGGCCTACTTCGACTACTACGAGCGGGCGCTGCTCAACCACCTGATCGGTGCGCAGAACCCCGGCGACAGCCGCGGCCACATCACGTACTTCACACCGCTCAACCCCGGCGGGCGGCGCGGTGTCGGCCCGGCGTGGGGTGGCGGCACCTGGAGCACCGACTACAACTCCTTCTGGTGCTGCCAGGGCACCGGCATCGAGACGAACACGAAGCTGATGGACTCCATCTACTTCTACAACGGCACCACCCTGACGGTGAACCTGTTCGTGCCGTCGGTGCTGGACTGGACGCAGCGGGGGATCACCGTCACCCAGAGCACCACGTACCCGGTCAGCGACACCACGACGCTCACGCTCGGCGGCTCGGTGAGCGGCTCGTGGAGCATCCGGATCCGCATCCCCGCCTGGACGAGCGGCGCGACGATCAGCGTCAACGGGCAGGCGCAGAGTGTCTCGACGACGCCGGGCAGCTATGCGACCGTCACCCGGACCTGGGCAGCGGGTGACCAGATCACGGTGCGTCTCCCGATGCGGGTCATCATGCAGGCCGCCAACGACAACACAAACGTGCAGGCGATCACGTACGGCCCGGTCGTGCTCTGCGGCAACTACGGAAACTCCACGCTCGGCTCACTGCCGTCGCTGAACACCTCGACGATCACCCGTACCGGTACCGGCTCGCTGGCGTTCACCGCGACGGCCAACGGCACCACCGTCAACCTCGGTCCGTTCCACGACGCGCACGGCTTCAACTACACCGTCTACTGGAACACCGGATCCGGCGGGGGTACCGGCGGCACGTACAAGCTGACCAACGCCGCCACCGGCCTGGTCCTGGGCGTGCAGAACATGTCCACAGCGGACGGTGGCCTCGCCGTCATGTGGGGAGACACCGGCACCGCCGACCACAACTGGGTGATGGTGACCGACGGCAACGCGGTGCGGTTCCGCAACGTCAACAGCGGCAAGGTCCTCGGTGTGGAGAACATGTCCACAGCGGACAACGCCCGCGTGCTGCAGTGGGCGGACAACGGCACCGCGGACCACCGCTGGATCCTCGTCGACAACGGCGACGGCACCTACCGGATCCGCAACGCCAACAGCGGCAAGCTCCTCGGCGTCCTCAACGGCAACACCGCCTGGGGTGCGCAGGCCGTCCAGGACCCCGACAACGGCAGTGCCGACAACCGCTGGCGCCTCGTCCGGATCAGCTGACGGAGCGCCGGCCGCGTGATCCACGCGAGCTGACGGACGTAATCCGGGTGTCCCTGACGTCGCCGAAACGCCAGGGGCACCGCTCGCACTCCTGGGGTGGACGGCCTGTCACGCCGGCGGCCGCGGCGGCGCGGTGCTGTCGCGGACGATGAGAGTGGTGGCGAGCTCGACGCGGTCGTGGCCGAGTGGCTTGCCGGCGGCGATGGCGAGCACCAGCTTGGCCGCCGTCGCGCCCATCTCGGTGAACGGCTGCCGCACCGTCGTCATGGCCGGCCCGCACCACATGGCGGGGGCGATGTCGTCGAACCCGACGACGCTGAGCTCGTCCGGGATGATGCGGCCGGCCTGGCGGGCGGCCTCGTAGACGCCGAGCGCCTGCAGGTCGTTGCCGCAGAGGATGGCGGTCGGCGGGTCGGCCAGGCGCAGCAGCTCGCGCCCATGGTTCAGGCCGTCCTCGAAGGCGAACCACAGGCCCGTGCGGACCAGCCGCTGGTCCAGCGGCACCCCTTCGGCGTCCAGCGCGGCCCGGATGCCGTCAAGCCGGGCCCGGGCGCACAGCCGGTCAGGCGGCCCGGTGATGACGGCGATGCGGCGGTGGCCGAGGTCGAGCAGGTGGCGGGTGGCGGCCAGAGCGCCATTCCAGTCGGTTGCGCCGACCGACGGGACCGGGTGCTGGGGCTCGCCGGTGGGATCGAGCGCGACGAGCGGGATCGCGCTGGCGGTCAGCAGCGTGTGCGGCTCGGTGGGGGAGGTGAGGTGCACGGTGACGACGCCGGTGGGGCGCCGGGCCAGCAGGTCCTGCGCCCAGGAGCGATGGGTCGACAGCTGGAGCACGTCGGTGAAGCCGACCGACAGGTGGTGGGCACCGGCGACCTGCTCCACGCCGTGCATCACCGCGATGGCCAGGTTGCTGAGCATGCCGTAGAAGACAACCTCGATGCTCGCCGCCCGCGCGGGCGAGTCCGGCCGGCGGTAGTGGTGCTCCCGCAGCACCGTCTCCACCCGCTGGCGGGTCCTCGCCGCCACCCCGGAGCGTCCATTGAGCACTTTGGACACCGTCGCGGTGGAGACACCGGCGAGCCGCGCGATCGTGGCCCCGGTCAGGTCGCTGGTGCGGCGCTCGCGCTGCCGGGCGACAGCGGGCGTCACCGCCTGCCCGCCGGCCGGCGCGGCCGGGCCCGGTGCGCCACCCGTCCTGGTGCGGCTGGCGCGGTGGGTGTCGACCTCCCGCACCAGGCGTGCCCGCACCGCCTCTGCGTCCGCGGCCGCGCTCGGACCGGCCGGGACGGTCTCCACCAGGTAGCGGCGCTTCCGGCTGACCGGGTCGACGCCCGCGTAGACCCGCACCCTCAGCGAACCGCTGGGCAGCTTTTCGATCTCGCCCCGTGCGGTGAGGTTTCCCGCGGCGCGGTCAGGCACGAGGCCACGATACTAGGGCGATAGCTCCATGCGAATGCCTCATCGTGGCTCCACGCCTGACCGCGCGGCAGCGTCAGGCGATCGAGGTGAGGAAGCGGTGCCACACCCGGTGGCCGGCAAGCAGCTCGCGTACCGCGGTGAAGGCATCCGCGCCCCCGCCCGCCGATACGACGCCGGGTGTGTCGGCGATGCCCGCCTGCCGCACCGCGGTGGTCCCGCCGTCCCAGGCGCCGATCGGCTTGGCGTGGCGCCAGGCCTCGTCGATCAGGCGCAGCACCCGCGGGTCGATCGCCGTCGGGGCGGTGGTGCCGGCCTTGGCGTCGCGGGCGGCCACCGCTCCGGGCGCCGGGCCGGGGGCGTCGGCCAGCAGGAGCGCGTCGAACTCGACCGATCGCGCGGTGTCGAACGTGCGCTGCACGGCCAGGTCGCCCAGCTGACCGCCGTGCGGCCCGATCACCAGCGGCATCAGGCCCGCGCCGAGCGCGGCTTCGCGAACCGCGGTGACCGCGACGAGGTCGGCGCCCGGCCCGGCCACGATGCCGACGATCCGGCCGTCGGCCGGCCACTCGGCTCCCAGCTGGGACAGCGCCGGGCTGGCGGTGACGTCGGCCAGCTCGGACGCCGGTGCGGGCACCGGCAGGCCGAGGCCGACCGCGACCTGCTCGCACAACACGGGGTCGATCTGGGCCAGACAGCGCAGCTGCCGCTCCTTGATCACCTGCTCGTAGCACTTTCCCAGCTCGAAGGTGTATGCCGCGACGATGTGCTCCTTCTCGACCGCCGACATGCTCTGCCAGAACAGCCGTGCCTGGCTGAAGTGGTCGTCGAAAGAGGCGGGATTGGCCCTGATTTTCGGCGCCTCGGCGACGCGGACCGGCACGTCGACAAACGCGTTCTCCGCGTCGCCGGCCTCGAACGGGTTGCCGCCGTCGAGCGAGTTGGGCCGGTAGGGCGCGACCCCGGCGTGCACCGCGTGCTGGTGGAAGCCGTCGCGCAGCATGTCGTTGACCGGCGCGTGCGGGGCGTTGATCGGGATCTGCGTGAAGTTCGGACCGGCGAGGCGGGTCAGCTGCGTGTCCACGTACGAGAAGAGGCGGCCCTGCAGCAGCGGGTCGTTCGTCACGTCGATACCCGGCGGCAGGTTTCCGAGGTGGAAGGCGACCTGCTCGGTTTCGGCGAAGAAGTTGGTCGGTGTGCGGTTGAGGACCAGCCGGCCCACCGGCTGCACCTCGGCCAGTTCCTCCGGCACGATCTTGGTGGGATCGAGCAGGTCGATGCCGGCGAACGTCTCCTCCGGGTTGTCCGGGAAGACCTGCAGGCCGAGCTCCCACTCGGGAAACGCGCCGGCCTCGATCGCGTCGTACAGGTCACGGCGGTGGAAGTCCGGGTCGACCCCACTGATCAACTGCGCCTCCTCCCAGGTCAGGGAGTGCACGCCGAGCTTGGGCTTCCAGTGAAACTTGACCAGCACCGTCTCGCCGGCGTCATTGACCAGCCGGAAGGTGTGTACCCCGAAGCCTTCCATCGTCCGGTACGAACGGGGGATGCCCCGGTCGGACATGTTCCAGATGGTGTGGTGCTGCGCCTCGGTGTGTAGCGACACGAAGTCCCAGAAGGTGTCGTGGGCACTTTGTGCCTGCGGGATCTCGCGGTCGGGATGCGGCTTGCCCGCGTGGATGATGTCCGGAAACTTGATCGCGTCCTGGATGAAGAAGACCGGAATGTTGTTGCCGACCAGGTCGAAGGTGCCCTCGTCGGTGTAGAACTTCGTGGCGAACCCGCGAGTGTCGCGCACCGTGTCGGCCGAGCCGCGCGAGCCGAGCACGGTGGAGAAGCGGACGAAGACCGGCGTCTCACGCCCCTTCTTCAGAAACCCGGCCCGGCAGATCGCCGCGCCGGTGCCGTAGGCGGTGAACACGCCGTGTGCGCCGGTGCCGCGGGCGTGTACCACCCGCTCCGGGATCCGCTCGTGGTCGAAGTGCGTGATCTTCTCGCGGAAGTGGTGGTCCTGCAGCAGGATCGGACCGCGCGGGCCGGCCTTGAGGGAGTGGTCGCTGTCGCGCAGCCGCGCCCCGTTGGCGGTGGTGAGAAACGCTCCCTGCTGGCCGAACGCGCTGGCCGGGCATCCGGTGACAGCCCCGGTGGGAGTCCTCGTCTCCGGCGTTCCCTGCTCGGGCCTGGGTGGCAGCGGCTCGCGCGGTTCGGTCGGTTCCTCCAGTGCCGGCGTGCCGCTGCCGGGGGAGCCGGGCACCACGGGCGTACCTGCGCCGGTCAGCTTGGTCGCGGCGCTCTCCGCCGCCTCCTTGACCACTTCGACGGGCTTGCGCGCATCCATACGACGGCTCCTTACCGGTGGGTGTTCGAGGATTCGCCGTTACCCCCGAGGTGCGGCTTCTAACGGCGAACGGGAATCCATCTGTGAGACGAGACCGGCGGTTCGCGGCGGGATTCACCGTGGCTGATGCCATTTGGGCTACGGTTGGCGGCCATGAGCTACGACCTCGTGATCGTGCCCAAGCGTGACGGGCAGTCCTGGGCCGAGGCGCTCGAAGCGGAGCCCGCTGCGGCGGGCGACGGTCTCGATCCGGCGCTGTGGGACGTCCTGGTCGGGCAGGTCGAGCAGATCGTCGGCGACGTGAGCACGGACGACGCGGGGGCCGAGCGTGGGCTGACGCACGAGCGCAGCGGCATCCAGGTGCGCTGCCGGGCCGACCGGGCATCGGTGAGCGTGCCCTTCTGGTACACCGGGGCCGACGCCGAGGCCGTTGTCGCCGTCCTCTACCGGGTCGGGCACGTGGTCGCGACCGTCACCGGCCTGACCGCCTTCGATCCCCAGCTCGAGCTGCCGCTCAGCGAGGCGCAGGCGCGGCCCGGAGACGCCGTCGCCGTCTTCGAGCACGCGGCGCAGGCGCTGTCCGAGTTCGACGCCGGCGACTACTTCGAGGTCTACTTCACCGGCGCCTTCACGCTCGCCGACGCCGCCCAGCAGCTCAAGGGGCTCGTCATCGCCGAGGACGAGCACCGGCTGACGGTGCGCTGGGCCGACGACGGTCCGCTGATGTGGGTCGCCCACGCGACCGGGCCGCAGGTCGCCGCCGACTCCGACGAGCTTGCGCAGCTTCATGGGGAGCCGGAGCTGGCCGGTCACGGCAGCCGCTACGAGGTGACCTTCGAAGACCTCGACGAGGTGCTTCAAGAGATCAACACCCTGATCGAGGTACAGCTGAACCTGCAGGAGCTGACCGGTGGCTACGTGGCCCGCTCCTGGAACGGCGAGATCACCCGGGCAGGCGACTGAGCGGGTACGAGGTCAGGGGCGGTCGGCCAGGCGCAGGTCGGCCCACGGCACGGTGGTCTGGCTGCGCCTCAGACCCGAACGGATCAGGCGGCCGGTCAGGACCGGCTCAGCGCCCGGCCGGCGGCCGCGACCAGGGCGGTCGCGTACACCCAGCCGCTCACCAGCAACGCGATCATGACGACCTTGTCCGGGCCGTTGGGGTTCCAGGCCTTCTCGTGGCCGATGTCGACGATGGGCACCAGGACGTCGAGCACGTACAGGAACGGGTCCCAGGTGCGCTGGTCGCCCGCGTTGACCGGACACAGGCCGCCGGCTCCCGCACAGTCCGGCACGGCCGCGAAGTAGGCGGTACCGCCGAGCAGCAGTGCCCCGAAGATGGCGGCCGCGCGCCCGGGGCGGTAGCCGTACCCGACCGCGAGGTCCTGCACGGCGCCCCAGATCCGGTCGGCCCGCAGGGCGGGATCGGTCGATCCGGCGGCGGGGGTGCACCATTCTCCTTGCCTGTACGCCCGCCACATCGCCCGCTCCGCCGGCGACCATCGAGCTGGAGGATGCGCGTCGCCGGTGCTGCCGCGGGTGTTCACCGCATCATCGTGCGCAGCCTCCGCAAGCGGGGGCCCGCGCTCAGGGCGCGGTGATCGGGATGACGGTCTCCGGGGTGCCGATGGTGACCTGCCCGTTGAAGGGCGGGGCCTGGGTGAGGGACAGGTAGTGGTTGCCGAGGGTGATCGGGTCGCCGAGCAGGACCGGCTTGGCGGTGGCCACGAAGGTGAACGGCACGGACACGCGGGACTGCGCTCGCGGGCCGGGGACGGTGCACACCAGCGCCGTATGGTCCGGGCTTGGGCGGGCGGTGCAGTCGCGCCAGTCGTCTCCGGACGGCTGTACCTGGCTCGGCAGGATGAACAGGATCTCCACGCGGGCGACGTCGATGGCGCCGGTGTTGCGCACCGTGACCGTCAGCTGGCCGGTGAGCGCGCCGCCCTGCCGCTGGAAGGCCAATGTGGAGGTTTCGACGGACAGCTGCGCGGACGGTGGCTGAGCGGGGAAGGTCGTGGGACCCTCCACCTGCCGGAACCGCCCGTCCTGGAACGCGTAGGTGCGCCACTGGTTCGGCACGGCGTTCTGGCCGATGTCGGTGTACTCCTCGGAGACAAGCACGGCGATCCGGCCGCCGTCGCGTGCCTCGAAGTAGTCCATCATCGCGAAGCCGTCCTGGGTGCCGACGACCCGTCCGATCGGCGCCAGCTCCTGACCGCTACGGCGGAACGCGACGATCTGCCGGCCGCCCGACTCCGGGCCTTCGCCGCACATCAGGTAGGCGACGTAGTCCTCGGTGCCGTCGCGGTCGACGTCCGCGGTCACGTACGACAGGATGTTCACCGTCTTGTGGGCGGCGTCGCGCACGTACTGGCCGTTGGTCACGGTGATGCGGCCGGTGACGCAGCCGGCGTGTGCGCCGGCGCCCCACGAGGGGACGGTGAGGGTGGCCGAGTTCAAGGGCCCCAGGTCCGGGCTGACCTGCTGCTCGGTCGGCAGCACCGTCGGTGAGGGCGCGGGGTCGACGGCCGGCGGACGTGGTGAACGGTCGGCCTGGACGGTGACGGCGGTGCCCAGCGCCACCGCGGCGACCGCGAGGCCGGCCACGGCGGTGGTGACCGTGCGGCGGACGCGGATGCGGTGGGAGGTGGCCAGGGCCCGCTCGCGCAGGTCGACGGCTTCGACCTCGGTGGCGAGCTCGCTCAGACCGCGGCGCAGGTTGTCGATCTCGGTCATCGCGCATCTCCGCTCACGTTGACGCCGGCGAGTTCGGGCGCGAGGTCGCGCAGCCGTTCCAGTGCCTTCGCGGTCTGGCTTTTGATGGTGCCGACGCTGACACCCAGCGTCTCGGCCGCCTGCGCCTCGGTCAGGTCGTCGAAGAACCGCAGGACGATGACCGCGCGCTGCTTGGCGGTGAGGCGGGACAGCGCGCTGCGCAACGACAGACGCAGCACGGTCTGCTCGGCGTGGTCGACCTGTACACCGCTCCGGTCCGGCACGTCACCGGTGAACGACTCGACGATGCGCCGTCGCCGCCAGCGGGAGACCTGCAGGTGGTACATCGTCTTGCGGGCGTACGCCTCCGCGTTGCCGGTGGCGTGCAGGTTGCGCCAGGCGCGGTGGGTGAGTCCGAGCGCGGTCTGGACGAGGTCCTCGGCCAGGTGCTGATCGCCGGTCAGCAGGTACGCAGACCGGAGCAGCGCTGGCGTCCTGGCCCGGACGAACGCGTCGAAGTCAGGAGCGAGAGCGTCCACGTGCGCCTCTTCTCGACGGACATTGAGGGTGATGTACCAGCCAAGACGACGGTCGGCCAGAAAAGGTTGGGGGCGGGCCGAGGATTTTTCCGTTGGTCCCGGGAAGGTGGGGACCTTGGTCCTGCGGAGGTCGGGAGTTCCGGCTCAGGTGCGCACGGGCGGGGGGCGAGAGGCTGTGGGTGTCAAAGAAAAAGTGAGACTTCCACTCCCGGAGGCAACGATGACCACCAACACCGGCCAGGTCAAGGTCCCGGCGCACGCGCTGGAGAAGGCCGAGGCTCCCGGCCACATGCTTACTACTGCTGCCGCCCGGGCGTTGGCGGTGTTGCGGATCAGCACCGGCATCGTGTTCCTGTGGGCGTTCCTGGACAAGACGTTCGGATTCGGCTTCGCCACGCCGGACGAGCGGGCGTGGATCAACGGTGGCTCCCCCACGAAGGGCTTCTTGTCCCGCGTGGAGGTCGGCCCGTTCCAGTCGATCTCCCACGACATGGCCGGTCTGTGGTGGGTCGACGCCCTGTTCATGATCGGTATGGGTGCTGTCG
This genomic stretch from Phytohabitans houttuyneae harbors:
- a CDS encoding beta-L-arabinofuranosidase domain-containing protein, encoding MASHPLSRRRLMQAAAGGALVTATGAELLGAGPASAAELPPARADIGVSAYPFALGQVRLNSGRFMDNQTRTLNYLRFVDVDRLLYNFRANHRLSTNGAASNGGWDAPTFPFRTHMQGHFLTAWAQAWAVLGDTTCRDKANYMVAELAKCQANNGAAGFGAGYLSGFPESDFTALEARTLSNGNVPYYCIHKTLQGLLDAWRYLDNAQARTVLLALAGWVDTRTSRLSSSQMQSMLGTEFGGMNQVLADIYQQTGDGRWLTAAQRFDHASVFNPLASNQDQLNGLHANTQVPKWIGAAREYKATGTTRYRDIASNAWNITVNAHTYVIGGNSQAEHFRAPNAIAGYLNTDTCEQCNTYNMLRLTRELWLIDPNRVAYFDYYERALLNHLIGAQNPGDSRGHITYFTPLNPGGRRGVGPAWGGGTWSTDYNSFWCCQGTGIETNTKLMDSIYFYNGTTLTVNLFVPSVLDWTQRGITVTQSTTYPVSDTTTLTLGGSVSGSWSIRIRIPAWTSGATISVNGQAQSVSTTPGSYATVTRTWAAGDQITVRLPMRVIMQAANDNTNVQAITYGPVVLCGNYGNSTLGSLPSLNTSTITRTGTGSLAFTATANGTTVNLGPFHDAHGFNYTVYWNTGSGGGTGGTYKLTNAATGLVLGVQNMSTADGGLAVMWGDTGTADHNWVMVTDGNAVRFRNVNSGKVLGVENMSTADNARVLQWADNGTADHRWILVDNGDGTYRIRNANSGKLLGVLNGNTAWGAQAVQDPDNGSADNRWRLVRIS
- a CDS encoding LacI family DNA-binding transcriptional regulator, yielding MPDRAAGNLTARGEIEKLPSGSLRVRVYAGVDPVSRKRRYLVETVPAGPSAAADAEAVRARLVREVDTHRASRTRTGGAPGPAAPAGGQAVTPAVARQRERRTSDLTGATIARLAGVSTATVSKVLNGRSGVAARTRQRVETVLREHHYRRPDSPARAASIEVVFYGMLSNLAIAVMHGVEQVAGAHHLSVGFTDVLQLSTHRSWAQDLLARRPTGVVTVHLTSPTEPHTLLTASAIPLVALDPTGEPQHPVPSVGATDWNGALAATRHLLDLGHRRIAVITGPPDRLCARARLDGIRAALDAEGVPLDQRLVRTGLWFAFEDGLNHGRELLRLADPPTAILCGNDLQALGVYEAARQAGRIIPDELSVVGFDDIAPAMWCGPAMTTVRQPFTEMGATAAKLVLAIAAGKPLGHDRVELATTLIVRDSTAPPRPPA
- a CDS encoding RICIN domain-containing protein, with the protein product MPVGLSGQRRRGWRAGLAAVAAAVVVGGTLVTVAATSASAATVDTNAWYVLVNRNSGKALDVYNFATNDGGRITQWTRGDGNNQQWQFVDSGGGYYRIKSRHSGKVLDVYNFSTADGGAIVQWADGNGQNQQFRLADSAGGYVRLIGRQSGKAVEVQNASTADGANIVQYTDWGGNNQQWQLVQVGGSTPTTPPTTTPTTPPPNTGQFTNPVVWQDFADGDIIRVGDAYYYSASTMHYSPGAPILRSYNLVDWEYAGHSVPRLDFESGAYDMSGGRAYVKGIWASTLNYRPSNSTYYWLGCIEFNRSYVYTATAVDGAWTKRSRLPCYYDAGLLFDNDTPYVAYGNGTISVAQLSQDLTSQVRAQTVYQTPSSIGTLEGARMYKRGNYYYIWLTRPANGQYVLRSTSPWGPYEQRQVLLDLPGPISGGGVPHQGGIVQTQNGDWYYMAFTDAYPGGRMPTLAPLSWSSDGWPSVQTVNGRWAVNYPRPNITTTRTVAPMTGPETFTGPTLGHRWEWNHNPDTSRYSVGNGLRLQTATVTNDLYSARNTLTHRIQGPSSTATIELDYSTMANGDRAGLAMLRDSSAWIGVRRDNGAYRVSMTNGLTMNSSWATTGTGSEQASAAISGGRIWLRVSADIRPGSGRQATFSYSTNGSTFTNLGQAFTLNNAWQFFMGYRFGIFNYATSALGGAVTVSRFDLTTP
- a CDS encoding SigE family RNA polymerase sigma factor, with translation MDALAPDFDAFVRARTPALLRSAYLLTGDQHLAEDLVQTALGLTHRAWRNLHATGNAEAYARKTMYHLQVSRWRRRRIVESFTGDVPDRSGVQVDHAEQTVLRLSLRSALSRLTAKQRAVIVLRFFDDLTEAQAAETLGVSVGTIKSQTAKALERLRDLAPELAGVNVSGDAR
- a CDS encoding catalase; the protein is MDARKPVEVVKEAAESAATKLTGAGTPVVPGSPGSGTPALEEPTEPREPLPPRPEQGTPETRTPTGAVTGCPASAFGQQGAFLTTANGARLRDSDHSLKAGPRGPILLQDHHFREKITHFDHERIPERVVHARGTGAHGVFTAYGTGAAICRAGFLKKGRETPVFVRFSTVLGSRGSADTVRDTRGFATKFYTDEGTFDLVGNNIPVFFIQDAIKFPDIIHAGKPHPDREIPQAQSAHDTFWDFVSLHTEAQHHTIWNMSDRGIPRSYRTMEGFGVHTFRLVNDAGETVLVKFHWKPKLGVHSLTWEEAQLISGVDPDFHRRDLYDAIEAGAFPEWELGLQVFPDNPEETFAGIDLLDPTKIVPEELAEVQPVGRLVLNRTPTNFFAETEQVAFHLGNLPPGIDVTNDPLLQGRLFSYVDTQLTRLAGPNFTQIPINAPHAPVNDMLRDGFHQHAVHAGVAPYRPNSLDGGNPFEAGDAENAFVDVPVRVAEAPKIRANPASFDDHFSQARLFWQSMSAVEKEHIVAAYTFELGKCYEQVIKERQLRCLAQIDPVLCEQVAVGLGLPVPAPASELADVTASPALSQLGAEWPADGRIVGIVAGPGADLVAVTAVREAALGAGLMPLVIGPHGGQLGDLAVQRTFDTARSVEFDALLLADAPGPAPGAVAARDAKAGTTAPTAIDPRVLRLIDEAWRHAKPIGAWDGGTTAVRQAGIADTPGVVSAGGGADAFTAVRELLAGHRVWHRFLTSIA